A DNA window from Ictalurus furcatus strain D&B chromosome 22, Billie_1.0, whole genome shotgun sequence contains the following coding sequences:
- the LOC128599256 gene encoding uncharacterized protein LOC128599256, with protein MMELIIKLLSGETRSVYVNPNDTVGELKHTLASLFKARPSQLKLSITNGQILQLDHDQKTVRDYGLTSGSTVMLLICTTPAPFQVFVKNEKGQTKTYDVTDDETVDELMRKIYQKEGTPVDQQRLIYEGRQLDSGRKLQYYNIVSGSTIHMTLRLRGG; from the coding sequence ATGATGGAGCTCATCATCAAACTCCTGAGTGGGGAAACGCGAAGCGTGTACGTGAATCCTAATGACACCGTTGGTGAACTCAAGCACACACTTGCATCACTCTTTAAAGCAAGACCTTCACAGCTGAAGCTTTCCATCACCAATGGACAAATCTTGCAGCTGGACCATGACCAGAAGACGGTGAGAGATTACGGCCTGACTTCAGGATCCACAGTGATGCTGCTGATCTGCACGACCCCCGCACCGTTTCAGGTGTTCGTGAAGAATGAGAAGGGCCAGACGAAAACGTACGACGTCACTGACGATGAGACCGTCGATGAGTTGATGAGGAAGATCTACCAGAAAGAAGGAACACCAGTGGACCAGCAGCGGCTGATCTACGAAGGCCGACAGCTCGACTCTGGCAGGAAACTGCAGTATTACAACATCGTTTCTGGAAGCACCATTCACATGACCCTCCGTCTGCGTGGAGGCTGA